In Dendropsophus ebraccatus isolate aDenEbr1 chromosome 14, aDenEbr1.pat, whole genome shotgun sequence, the following proteins share a genomic window:
- the LOC138772470 gene encoding zinc finger protein 271-like: protein MDKDKMAERIINLTLEILFQLTGEDYTVVKKTSSGRCGAPVCDGWGRTLRPIPGPPPHPLIHEEINEQKILELTNKMVELLTGEVPIRCQDVALYFSMEEWEYVEGHKDQYKEAMMEDQPPLPSPVTSSKRTTPERCPRPLLPQDCPEENHNVPQDDQASNQGEDLKDISTTTIIVKEETYMRGDDPCTEDVPTSDSRPGDCTRSLEEHMISSPFKADDCGITQDTYKKYGSIPDIPSALQSKDPSSDPFIQGRPSDSSQIKKNKSQGWGDNYQKALTGEKPYPCSECGKCFNQKSDLVRHQRSHTGEKPYSCLQCGKCYTVRSNLVKHLAVHTGEKPFTCSDCGRCYSIKSNLVKHQRIHTGEKPYSCSECGKCFNQKSDLVRHQRIHTGAMPFSCSECGKCFNQKSDLVRHQRSHTGVKPYSCLECGKRFIQKSNLVTHQRIHTGEKPFSCSECGKRYNVKSELVTHQRIHTGEKPFSCLECGKCFNQKTDLVRHQRVHTGEKPYLCSECGKCYAVRANLVAHQKIHTRVKPFPRSDCGKSCTIKPSVVTHQIIKTVEKPFSCATCGKCFAQKSDLVRHQRIHSGVKQFSCSECGKCFHQKSDLVRHQISHTGAKPFSCPECGKCFNQKSNLVTHQKVHSKEKPFLCPECGKCFTRKSILADHLKNSHGGEPIFMLSMCEMFYPQIASS from the exons ATGGATAAGGACAAGATGGCGGAGAGGATAATAAATCTCACCCTAGAGATACTATTCCAgcttactggagag GATTACACAGTGGTGAAGAagacctctagtgggcgctgtggggcccctgtgtgtgacggatggggaagaaccctgaggcCAATCCCGGGGCCCCCACCTCACCCCCTGATACATGAAGAAAtcaatgagcagaagatcctagaactcaccaacaagatggtggagctgctgactggagag gttcctataaggtgtcaggacgtggcgctctatttctccatggaggagtgggagtatgtagaaggacacaaggatcagtacaaggaggccatgatggaggatcagccgcccctccCATcaccag TcacatccagtaagagaacaacaccagagagatgtccccgtcctcttcttcctcaggatTGTCCAGAAGAAAATCACAATGTCCCCCAGGATGATCAG GCTTCAAACCAGGGTGAAGACCTGAAGGATATTAGCACTACAACTATAATAGTAAAAGAAGAGACATATATGAGGGGTGATGATCCGTGTACAGAGGACGTTCCTACAAGTGACAGCCGCCCAG GCGACTGTACCAGGAGTTTAGAGGAACATATGATATCTTCACCTTTTAAAGCAGATGATTGTGGTATCACCCAagatacatataaaaaatatggCAGTATCCCAGATATACCCTCAGCCCTTCAAAGCAAAGACCCATCATCTGATCCTTTTATACAGGGTCGCCCTTCTGATTCATCACAGATTAAGAAAAATAAAAGTCAAGGATGGGGTGATAACTATCAAAAAGCTctcacaggggagaagccatatccatgttcagaatgtggcaaatgttttaaccagaaatcagatcttgttagacatcaaaggagtcacacaggggagaagccatattcatgcttacaatgtgggaaatgttatacgGTTAGATCTAATCTTGTTAAGCATCTGGCAGTTCAtactggggagaagccatttacATGCTCAGATTGTGGGAGATGTTATAGCattaaatcaaatcttgttaagcatcagagaattcacacaggggagaagccatattcatgttcagaatgtggcaaatgttttaaccagaaatcagatcttgttagacatcagagaattcacacgggGGCAatgccgttttcatgttcagaatgcggaAAATGCTTTAaccagaaatcagatcttgttcgacatcaaagaagtcacacaggagtgaaaccatattcatgtttagaatgtgggaaacgttttattcagaaatcaaatcttgttacacATCAAAGAAtccacactggggagaagccattttcatgttcagaatgtgggaaacgttACAATGTTAAATCAGAGCTTGTTACACATCAAAgaattcatacaggggagaaaCCCTTTTCatgcttagaatgtgggaaatgttttaaccaGAAAACAGATCTTGTTAGACATCAGAgagttcacacaggggagaaaccatatttatgttcagagtgtgggaaatgttatgcTGTTAGAGCAAACCTTGTAGcacatcagaaaattcacacaaGGGTGAAGCCATTTCCACgttcagattgtgggaaaagTTGTACTATTAAGCCAAGTGTTGTTACACATCAGATAATTAAAACGGtcgagaagccattttcttgtgcaacatgtggcaaatgttttgcccagaaatcagatcttgttagacatcagagaattcactcAGGTGTGAAacaattttcatgttcagaatgtggaaaatgttttcaccagaaatcagatcttgttagacACCAGATCAGTCATACGGGGGCAAAACCAttttcatgcccagaatgtgggaagtgttttaaccagaaatcaaatcttgttacacATCAGAAAGTTCACTCaaaggagaagccatttttatgtccagagtgtgggaaatgttttactcggaaatcCATTCTTGCTGACCATCTAAAGAACTCACATGGTGGAGAACCTATATTTATGTTAAGTATGTGTGAAATGTTTTACCCACAAATCGCATCTTCCTAA